In the Acidimicrobiales bacterium genome, one interval contains:
- a CDS encoding phospholipid scramblase-related protein, protein MTTADPPTADPPAADWYPDPYGRHERRYFDGARWTERVATRGRQAVDPAEGVPKVPTVHRSTGKVQRDVSRAGLAGGATGGGTLFSEPVLVVNQKAKLIELNNEYAVYDREGRQIGAVRQVGQSVARKALRALTSVDQFLTQRLQVVDAAGLPVLALTRPAKVFKSRIVVEDGAGRPVGTIVQENMVGKINFGLEADGRRVGAIRAENWRAWNFSIQDASGTEVARITKTWEGLAKTMFTTADNYVVQVHRPLEDPLRSLVVAAALGVDTALKQDKRGWG, encoded by the coding sequence GTGACCACCGCCGACCCGCCCACCGCCGACCCGCCCGCCGCCGACTGGTACCCGGACCCCTACGGCCGCCATGAGCGCCGGTACTTCGACGGCGCCCGGTGGACCGAGCGCGTCGCCACCAGGGGCAGGCAGGCGGTGGACCCTGCGGAGGGCGTGCCCAAGGTGCCGACCGTGCACCGCAGCACCGGGAAGGTCCAACGCGACGTCTCGCGGGCCGGCCTGGCCGGCGGCGCCACCGGCGGGGGCACGCTGTTCAGCGAGCCCGTCCTGGTGGTGAACCAGAAGGCCAAGCTCATTGAGCTCAACAACGAGTACGCCGTGTACGACCGGGAGGGGCGCCAGATCGGCGCCGTGCGCCAGGTCGGCCAGTCGGTGGCCCGCAAGGCCCTGCGGGCCCTCACCAGCGTCGACCAGTTCCTGACGCAGCGGCTCCAGGTGGTCGACGCCGCCGGCCTGCCCGTGCTCGCCCTCACCCGCCCGGCCAAGGTGTTCAAGTCACGCATCGTCGTGGAGGACGGCGCCGGCCGGCCCGTCGGCACCATCGTCCAGGAGAACATGGTCGGGAAGATCAACTTCGGCCTGGAGGCCGACGGGCGGCGGGTGGGCGCCATCCGGGCCGAGAACTGGCGGGCCTGGAACTTCAGCATCCAGGACGCATCGGGGACCGAGGTGGCCCGCATCACCAAGACGTGGGAGGGCCTGGCCAAGACGATGTTCACCACGGCCGACAACTACGTCGTGCAGGTCCACCGTCCGTTGGAGGACCCGCTGCGCAGCCTGGTCGTCGCCGCCGCGCTGGGCGTCGACACCGCCCTCAAGCAGGACAAGCGGGGCTGGGGCTGA